From the genome of Symphalangus syndactylus isolate Jambi chromosome 13, NHGRI_mSymSyn1-v2.1_pri, whole genome shotgun sequence:
atgtgtgtgtctgtgaactTTGTggatctgtgtgtgtctgtctccatggGTGTGTTCTGGTTCTATATCCATGTGTTAGGTTATTTTGTGTGTGTCACGGTGTTCCTGTGGCTGTGTACCTGGggtactgtgtgtgtatatgttgggTCTGTGGATACCCCAGTGCGTCTGTGATCTCCTGCGTGTCCGTGTGTCTTGTGTGAGCTGTGTGCGCCCGGGGTTCAGCCGTGTTTCTGCATATTTCGGTTCCAAGGACCTTCCCTCCTGCCCTGGAtgtggtgtgtctgtgtatctTGCATGTGTCTGGTGCCCCCGGGTGTCCCTCTGTGTGTAGCTGGGTTTTATGACCACCCCCGTGCGGCCCGGCACGCCTGCACGTCCTGCCACCCCCTCCCTTGGGTGTGTGTCTCGCAGCCCCCTGCACACCGTTCCCTATGTCTGTGGCCCGCGTGCCTTTGTGCGCGTGTGCTCCCCCCGGCGCCTTTGAGGTCTGCGTGCGTCTGGGTCCCTGCGTGTGCCCGCCCGCGCCCCCGTGTCCCTGATTCCCCCGCGCGGGCCCCGGGAGCTGCGTCTTGGAGACCCACGGGCATCCCCCGAGTGCGTCCCGGTGCGCCTGGCGGGAGGCCTTGGGGCGCGCACGGCCGCCGCTGGACCCACCGCCCGGCGCGGCGCGGGGAGGAGGGGGGGGGCGGCGGCGGGGAGCGCGGGCACGTCACCGAGACAGACAGGCGGGCGGGCGGGAGGCGGCGGCCACGGGTTCGAGCCGGCGCCGGAGCCCCGCGGCCCCCTCCCCCCCCCGCCCACGGCCCTAGGGAGCCCCCGCCCGGCCCCGGAGCCGCCGAAATGCAATTTCCCGTGCAGGCGCCTCGGGCCCGGGGGGCTTTTCCGGGCGGGTTTTGGAAAGAAGAGGGGGAAATGCGGTGGCGGCCCCAATCGAGGTGAGCGCGGGCGCCGGGGGCACGGGCGGGGCGGGGGCAGCCCGCGGGCAGGGggcgcggcggggcggggcgggaagCGGCCGCAGTCCCCTCGCGCACCTGCTTGCAGCCCCGGGGCGGGCACCCCGGCCTCTGCGGCCCGGCCCTCCATTGTTGTTGGGGCTTGGAAGGGGGGCGGGGAGGCCCCGGCGGCATCTCTGTGTCTCGCCTTTCCGGAGAGGGGGCGCCGGGAGGGTCGGACTTTGCAAAGGGGACAGACCCCCGAGTCCCGGAGCCGGGGCCGCCAGGGGAAGGGCAAGCGGAGATGCCCCCGCGGGGCGGGGACGCGCAATGGGGGGCGTGGGGACAGCGGCGCCCCGACCGCCCGACACCTGACCGCGCGCGGGGAGGCCACTGGCCGGGGCGGCGGCGAGCTTTGTTCTTGGGGGCGCGGGGCGGGTGGGGCGCTCGGAAATCGAATGCCAGGACAGAGTCCAGCCCGGCGCGCGCGCGTTCGTGAAGGCTGCCCCGGCCAAGTTCATGGGCGCTCGGGCCTGCGGAGACCGATCCCGGCGGGGGCCCAGCTCAGGCCTGGCCGCGGGCCGGGGGTGCTGCAGCCGCGCCGCCTCCGGAAGCCCTGGCGCCCTGCGCGGGCCGCCCCTCCGGCCTGTCATTACCGGCAGCAGCTGCAGGGTATTTACTGGGGCCAAGGTTTGCGAACAGGAACGCGCCctccaaaactggccataaaaacGAAAAATGGCCCCGAATCCCACTGCCAGGGAGCCCTTTTAAAGCTACAGGGCGCCTTTCACAGCGACCTGCCCTGGAGGgcaggctgggggtggaggggtgaAGACACCTCATTGGCTGATAGGGACTGAGACGTCCCCCCCATGGCCCCACACTTAGGTTCCCCTCCCCCCATCTCCTTCCCTACCCATTCCACACCCCTGGACCTCTCACAGATGCATTAACCCAGCCACGATTAGATATTCCCAAGGCCCTGATGGAGACCCCCAAAATTACACGCTATACACAGATATACAGCACCCCCATTAATACACAGCCCAAAGTGATGCTGACACATACAGTCCCCACAATAACACTGCCACGTGTGTAGACACGTCACCCACAAGGGCTCGGACATCCAGAGATAGTGCCCATTGAAAGGCTGCCACACAGAAATGAAGCCACCAACGAAGGCAGCTACAACATAGACACAGCCTTTCGCATAAACACTGACACACAGAAGTGGGTGTTCACACACAGCATGTCACTCAGGGTAGCAATGACAAACGCAGATCCCGGGGGCACCAGACACATGCAagatacacagacacaccacaTCCAGGGCAGGAGGGAAGGTCCTTGGAACCGAAATATGCAGAAACACGGCTGAACCCCGGGCGCACACAGCTCACACAAGACACACGGACACGCAGGAGATCACCAGTCAGGCACACACAGACTCTGACTCCATTGTTCACAATACCTGGGACACACACAGACATCCATGTGTCCTCCCAAGCAAGTTCACTCCTGCACACTCACAGTCACCCACAGTCACCCCCcaccccgccacacacacacacaaacacacacacacacacagatggtaCAAGGCCTGCAGAAACACTCAACATCTGACAGCAGGTCACACagtcatctttttaatttttatttacttatttattttgagatggagtccctcttggctgcccaggttggaatgcctTGGCAcgatctcccgggttcaagcaattctcttgcctcagcctcctgagtagctgcgattacaggcgcacgccaccacaccaggctaatttttgtatttttagtagagacggggtttcaccatgttggccaggctggtcttgaactcctgacctcagggaatccgctggcttcagcctcccaaagtgctgggattacaggtgtgagctgctgcacccagccaccgtttcttttttatttttttattttttttttgagaccgggtctcactctgctgcctaggctggagtgcagtggcgcgatctaggcccacctcctgggctcaagcaatcctcccacctcagcttcccaagtagctgggagtacaggtgcacaccaccacacgtgggtaatttttgtattttttgtagagatggagttttgccggttgcccaggctcgtctccaaCTCGTGAGCTCTAGctgtccacccacctcggcctcccagaacaCCAAGCCACCGTATGCCTGGcccaaatttttgtttgttttgttttttgagacagggtctggctctgtcgcccaggctggagttcagtggcacgatcatagctcacagcagcctcaaacttgcaggctcaagtgatcctcccacattagcctcccgagtagtgggtcTCAGTAATCTTGACATACACACATACCGACCACCCCCACCCAAGAGCACAActgcacacatggacacacagttGTCCACAGTAAAATGGATCCTCCTAGCCACCCACAAAGACACTGTCACCCACAAAGATATATGAGCACGAACCCAGTGGTCATATGCCCATCGTCACCTACGCTGAGACTTGTTTAGGCACTCAGACACCTGCACATCTACAATAATActgacatacacacagacacaataacacatgcatacacactggCGTGCACAGACTCAGGGGGAAGTGACACACGGGCAGGCAGAAATCCTGTCACCTGGATGCCCACAAACCCaatactctgtctccaaaaaaaaaaaaaaaaaaaaagagtcttgctctgtcacccaggctggagtgcagtggcacaatctcagctcactgcaatctccacctcccaagttcaagtgattctcctgcctcagcctcctgagtagctgggattacaggcgcccactaccatgcctggctaatttttgtatttttagtagagacggggtttcacaatgttgtccaggctggtcttgaactcctgacctcaggtgatccacccacctcggtctcccaaagtgccgggattacaggcgtaagccactgcgcccggccccagtactcatttattgagcatctgttatGTACCCGGCACTGTTCTAGCACTGGGGATGCAGCTGTGAACAAGAGGGAAATCTGAatgagcacagtggttcacgcctgtaatctcagcactttgggaggccgaggtggcaggatcacttgagaccaggagttcaaaaaaaatattagctgggcgtggtggtgtgcgcctatagtcccaggtattagggaggctgaggcgggaggatcacttgagcccaggag
Proteins encoded in this window:
- the NANOS3 gene encoding nanos homolog 3 isoform X1; this translates as MWCVCVSCMCLVPPGVPLCVAGFYDHPRAARHACTSCHPLPWVCVSQPPAHRSLCLWPACLCARVLPPAPLRSACVWVPACARPRPRVPDSPARAPGAASWRPTGIPRVRPGAPGGRPWGAHGRRWTHRPARRGEEGGGGGGERGHVTETDRRAGGRRRPRVRAGAGAPRPPPPPAHGPREPPPGPGAAEMQFPVQAPRARGAFPGGFWKEEGEMRWRPQSRFQRCREV